In Desulfosediminicola ganghwensis, a single window of DNA contains:
- a CDS encoding SagB/ThcOx family dehydrogenase, which translates to MASGDMVSMQFMQKSSISRNGLKAERSPMLKAAPPFKTYPDAQRFNLPEKSSGFTPQEPDLNKLLKKRRSGRVYSKAPIAFDSLAHIVWAGQGVTAAAGDRLFRTAPSAGALYPIETYLSVQNVDTLSPGLYHLDVTNLALEYLQEGHLGSQITRACLDQTFLSQAAVIFIWTAVFMRTLPRYGDRGLRFIFMESAHICQNILLAAEANDAWGCPVAAFFDAEMNDILKIDGVHEATIYVAAIGKR; encoded by the coding sequence ATGGCGTCTGGAGATATGGTTTCGATGCAATTTATGCAAAAAAGCAGTATCTCAAGAAACGGATTGAAAGCTGAGAGATCGCCGATGCTCAAAGCCGCCCCACCCTTTAAAACCTATCCCGATGCTCAACGCTTTAATCTGCCGGAAAAAAGCAGCGGCTTCACACCTCAAGAACCCGATCTGAACAAATTGCTTAAAAAGAGGAGATCTGGTCGGGTTTATTCAAAAGCACCAATAGCTTTTGATTCTCTCGCCCACATTGTCTGGGCAGGACAAGGAGTAACAGCTGCAGCCGGAGACAGGCTTTTTCGTACGGCACCATCAGCCGGAGCTCTCTACCCCATCGAAACCTATCTCTCTGTTCAGAATGTCGACACTCTCTCTCCCGGCCTGTATCATCTCGATGTAACCAACTTGGCCCTCGAATACCTTCAGGAGGGGCATCTGGGGAGCCAGATCACCAGGGCGTGCCTCGATCAAACATTTCTCTCCCAGGCTGCTGTTATATTTATCTGGACAGCAGTTTTTATGAGAACTTTACCCAGATATGGCGATCGCGGTCTCCGGTTCATTTTCATGGAATCAGCTCATATCTGTCAGAATATTCTGCTTGCAGCTGAAGCGAATGATGCCTGGGGGTGTCCGGTTGCAGCTTTTTTTGATGCCGAGATGAATGATATTCTAAAAATTGACGGGGTACATGAGGCAACTATCTACGTGGCTGCTATCGGAAAGCGATAA
- a CDS encoding pyridoxamine 5'-phosphate oxidase family protein yields MPDLKQRILEIIAEPHLASFATLTLEMKPWVRYVIAVGDDDLTIRFASYVDSRKIEQIRANPEVHMTSGVSGLADMNPYLQIQATATFSTDHHDRHGFWNEKLRSIFAGPDDPLYCVVIISPYRIEYCRQGPYEPDVWIKI; encoded by the coding sequence ATGCCTGATCTAAAACAACGTATATTGGAAATCATTGCTGAGCCGCATCTTGCCAGTTTTGCGACACTGACATTAGAAATGAAACCCTGGGTAAGATATGTAATTGCTGTTGGTGATGATGATTTGACGATTCGTTTTGCCTCGTATGTTGACTCGAGAAAGATTGAACAGATACGGGCAAACCCGGAAGTGCATATGACTTCCGGGGTATCTGGTTTGGCCGATATGAACCCTTACCTGCAGATTCAGGCGACAGCAACTTTTTCAACAGACCATCACGACAGGCACGGATTCTGGAACGAAAAACTTCGCTCTATCTTTGCCGGACCTGATGACCCGTTGTACTGCGTGGTGATCATATCACCTTACAGAATCGAATATTGCCGACAAGGCCCCTATGAGCCTGATGTGTGGATAAAAATATAA
- a CDS encoding hydrogenase — protein sequence MLKILKNKLEQGNKTSKYPKEPIALYHRYRGMPVINTDCSADVIAECVCICPQEAIDATEKTIDLGRCTFCGQCESVEGEGGAFVSFSENFELGAANREDLVTGGALPALADHSKQHFKKLFGRSLQLRQVSAAGCNSCEADTNVLNTPFFDLSRFGIDIVASPRHADGIHVTGPISRNMRQALIDTYEAVPSPKVVIASGCCSISGGPFRGSEEVIGDLNSLVPVDLYIPGCPPHPLTTLHALLNYFK from the coding sequence ATGCTGAAAATACTAAAGAACAAACTTGAGCAGGGGAACAAAACCTCAAAGTACCCCAAAGAGCCTATTGCTCTGTATCATCGCTATCGAGGGATGCCGGTAATCAACACAGATTGCAGTGCAGATGTTATAGCTGAGTGTGTTTGTATATGCCCGCAGGAAGCAATTGACGCTACGGAAAAAACTATTGATCTGGGGCGTTGTACCTTTTGCGGTCAATGCGAATCGGTGGAAGGGGAAGGGGGTGCATTTGTCAGCTTCAGCGAAAATTTTGAACTAGGGGCAGCGAACCGGGAAGATCTTGTTACCGGTGGGGCACTGCCAGCTTTGGCTGATCACTCAAAACAGCACTTCAAAAAACTCTTTGGACGTTCTCTTCAGCTTCGCCAGGTCTCGGCAGCGGGTTGCAATTCCTGCGAAGCTGATACCAATGTACTTAATACACCGTTTTTTGACCTCTCTCGATTTGGTATTGATATTGTCGCATCTCCGCGACACGCAGATGGTATTCATGTCACCGGGCCAATTTCGCGCAATATGCGGCAGGCACTTATAGATACTTATGAGGCGGTGCCGTCGCCCAAGGTCGTTATTGCAAGCGGCTGCTGCTCGATTTCAGGCGGCCCGTTTCGCGGCAGTGAAGAGGTCATCGGTGACTTAAACAGCCTGGTTCCTGTCGATCTCTACATCCCCGGTTGTCCGCCACATCCGTTGACAACTTTGCATGCTTTGCTGAACTATTTTAAGTAA
- a CDS encoding hydrogenase has translation MDNLLKIENGKAILRADIPQVPYGEFFKTLSAFVKNDGYIVQFFAYEESGVYRLIAVVRNTALYVIGSETGTTFQSLTGSASEKFHMFEREIAEQYGLKPDGHPWLKMVRYHKNYTGEKDVFENNYVEEIPGNYPYFTIEGESIHEVAVGPVHAGIIEPGHFRFQCAGEEVLHLEIQLGYQHRGIEKLLPTLPQKRYPGICESIAGDTTIAHTLCFSQAFEGLAGKSVDKGASIVRTIALELERIANHIGDLGALSGDVAFNPPAAYFGRIRGEFLNLLQVLSGNRFGKGLVRPGGVALVMGEEQRQLIRDKLAEITPEIENVCDLLFSAHTVQARFEHTGMVEHKMAKDLGLVGYSGRACGIAYDARVAFPTECYAELPANTNEVTSGDVNSRATVRREEIMHSLKLITMLLDSIDTTEKPVHMQECALSPNSFVVTINEGWRGEVSHCILTDDKSKVQRYKIKDPSFHNWTGLAMSLRNQEISDFPLCNKSYNLSYCGFDL, from the coding sequence ATGGATAACCTCCTGAAAATAGAAAATGGTAAAGCGATCTTACGGGCTGACATTCCTCAGGTGCCATACGGCGAGTTTTTTAAGACTCTCTCAGCTTTTGTTAAAAATGACGGCTATATTGTCCAGTTTTTCGCCTATGAGGAGAGTGGTGTTTATAGACTTATAGCTGTTGTTCGAAACACCGCGCTGTACGTGATTGGTTCTGAAACAGGAACTACTTTTCAATCGCTGACAGGATCAGCCAGTGAAAAATTTCATATGTTTGAGCGGGAGATTGCCGAGCAGTACGGGCTTAAACCGGATGGGCATCCATGGTTGAAGATGGTTCGTTATCACAAAAATTACACTGGTGAGAAGGATGTCTTCGAAAATAATTACGTTGAAGAAATCCCCGGTAATTATCCATACTTCACCATAGAAGGCGAGTCTATACATGAAGTTGCAGTAGGTCCGGTGCATGCCGGCATCATCGAACCCGGACATTTTCGTTTTCAGTGTGCCGGTGAAGAGGTATTGCACCTTGAGATTCAGCTTGGTTACCAGCATCGCGGCATAGAAAAACTGTTGCCGACCCTGCCTCAGAAGCGTTATCCCGGTATCTGTGAATCAATCGCAGGTGATACGACCATTGCCCATACACTCTGTTTCAGCCAGGCTTTTGAGGGACTCGCTGGTAAGAGTGTAGATAAAGGTGCGAGTATCGTACGCACCATAGCTCTTGAGCTTGAACGGATAGCCAACCATATTGGTGACCTGGGAGCGCTGAGTGGAGATGTGGCTTTTAACCCGCCGGCAGCATATTTCGGAAGAATCCGGGGTGAATTTCTCAATCTGCTACAGGTCTTGAGCGGTAACCGTTTTGGAAAAGGGCTGGTTCGACCCGGTGGTGTTGCGCTGGTTATGGGCGAGGAACAACGACAGTTGATTCGCGATAAGCTTGCTGAAATTACGCCTGAAATTGAAAATGTCTGTGATTTGCTATTCAGCGCCCACACCGTTCAGGCCCGATTTGAACATACTGGTATGGTAGAGCATAAGATGGCCAAGGATCTTGGGTTGGTGGGTTATTCCGGCAGAGCCTGCGGCATAGCTTATGATGCGCGAGTAGCGTTCCCGACGGAATGCTATGCAGAGTTGCCTGCTAATACAAATGAGGTAACCAGCGGTGATGTGAACAGCAGGGCAACGGTGAGACGTGAAGAGATCATGCATTCACTGAAACTCATAACCATGCTGTTGGATTCAATAGATACAACCGAAAAGCCTGTTCATATGCAGGAGTGCGCTCTTAGCCCGAATTCGTTCGTGGTGACCATAAACGAGGGATGGAGGGGGGAAGTGTCACATTGCATCCTTACCGATGATAAAAGCAAGGTGCAGCGCTATAAGATTAAAGATCCGTCTTTTCATAACTGGACCGGCCTGGCAATGTCTCTTCGCAATCAGGAAATTTCTGACTTCCCGCTCTGCAACAAGAGCTACAATCTTTCTTACTGCGGCTTTGATCTGTAA
- a CDS encoding proton-conducting transporter membrane subunit, which produces MIEFVFILPIVAGLTALALPVSMGRILLMITALLHFQLTIMSWIGKLTPTFPNFFSASPEGLLILLVTSFIFIWISIYSYSYMNETEVENKPVFNCCMLLFLGTMSMVTLAEHPIVLWIAVEATTLVSAPLIFVHHSRDALEATWKYILICSVGIALALLGCFFITLAMDLGNIDAPLSFNSLNEVATKLDPVWLKVGFIFVVIGFGTKMGLAPMHTWLPDAHSQAPSPASAMLSGALLNCAFLGIFKVHVLMNVAGLGDFSSNVLIGFGLVSMLVGAVFIIGQPDYKRMLAYSSIKNMGVIAFGVGIGGFAMYGAFLHLIHHSLLKSSLFLSAGNILLAFGTKRVQRIGGVINHLPKTFVSFFAGFIGISGLPPFGLFISEIIIITGAFQSGRYLSVAVFLFALLLVFAGAGRVFMSMSFGKPSGKVEHGELKLRLLPPYALLVASVVLCIWMPDVIYQAIINTIETVGGGIHG; this is translated from the coding sequence ATGATAGAATTTGTTTTTATACTCCCGATAGTAGCAGGGCTTACAGCGCTGGCATTACCTGTGAGTATGGGCAGGATACTGCTCATGATAACGGCACTGCTTCATTTTCAGCTGACCATAATGAGCTGGATCGGCAAGCTCACCCCGACATTTCCCAATTTTTTCAGCGCCTCACCTGAGGGGCTGCTTATTCTGCTGGTTACCTCATTTATTTTTATCTGGATATCCATCTATTCATACTCGTATATGAATGAAACGGAGGTAGAGAATAAACCGGTCTTCAACTGTTGTATGCTGCTGTTTCTGGGTACAATGTCGATGGTGACTCTGGCCGAACATCCAATTGTATTGTGGATAGCTGTAGAGGCGACGACACTTGTCAGCGCTCCACTGATCTTTGTCCACCATTCCCGTGACGCGCTTGAAGCTACCTGGAAATATATACTGATATGCTCTGTGGGTATTGCTCTTGCACTCCTTGGGTGTTTCTTTATTACACTCGCCATGGATCTTGGCAACATAGATGCTCCCTTGTCGTTTAATTCGTTAAACGAAGTGGCCACAAAGCTTGACCCTGTATGGTTAAAAGTCGGTTTTATCTTTGTAGTCATTGGATTTGGCACAAAAATGGGGTTAGCACCTATGCATACCTGGCTGCCGGATGCCCACAGCCAGGCACCGAGCCCTGCCTCGGCAATGCTCTCCGGCGCGCTGCTCAATTGTGCTTTTCTCGGTATTTTTAAAGTGCACGTACTGATGAATGTTGCTGGTCTTGGTGATTTTTCCAGTAATGTCCTTATCGGTTTCGGGCTGGTCTCAATGCTGGTTGGGGCAGTCTTTATTATCGGTCAGCCTGATTATAAAAGAATGCTCGCCTACTCCAGTATCAAGAATATGGGCGTAATTGCATTTGGCGTCGGCATAGGCGGTTTTGCGATGTATGGCGCTTTTCTGCATTTGATCCATCATTCCTTGCTGAAGTCGTCGTTATTTCTCTCCGCCGGCAACATTCTGCTTGCCTTCGGCACCAAGCGGGTCCAGCGTATCGGCGGGGTAATAAACCATCTGCCTAAAACATTCGTCTCTTTTTTTGCCGGTTTTATCGGGATATCCGGATTACCGCCTTTTGGGCTTTTTATCAGTGAAATCATTATTATTACAGGCGCTTTTCAGAGTGGCCGTTATCTAAGCGTGGCAGTATTCCTCTTTGCTCTGCTTCTTGTTTTTGCAGGTGCCGGACGGGTGTTTATGTCGATGTCTTTCGGCAAGCCAAGTGGCAAGGTCGAACACGGAGAGCTCAAACTCCGCCTCTTACCGCCCTATGCCTTATTAGTCGCTTCTGTGGTTCTCTGTATCTGGATGCCGGATGTAATTTACCAGGCAATTATCAACACAATCGAAACTGTCGGAGGTGGAATTCATGGATAA
- a CDS encoding hydrogenase, with protein sequence MINITEIILVITLLSVLLSLGSTRLMMLVKVMALQGIMVSLTPLFLKSHGSLSSGAIIFFQVMILIKGLLIPGLLYLAVKRVAIKREIEPFIGYHASILAGLVIILVSVFITNNLRLSLPEGHGMVLITAITTMASGFFLMMGRSKAITQIIGYLMLENGIYLIGTALTNHRHTIYVVEFGVLLDLLVGVMIMGIILHNINSTFEDVDTTLLGRLKD encoded by the coding sequence ATGATAAATATTACAGAAATAATATTGGTTATTACCCTCCTTTCCGTGTTGCTATCTCTAGGCTCAACCAGATTGATGATGCTGGTGAAGGTAATGGCACTGCAGGGAATTATGGTATCGCTTACACCGCTCTTCTTAAAGAGTCATGGATCGCTCAGCAGCGGGGCAATCATATTTTTCCAGGTAATGATTCTTATTAAAGGGTTGCTCATTCCAGGCCTTTTATATCTGGCAGTCAAGCGGGTCGCGATTAAACGTGAGATTGAACCGTTTATCGGTTATCACGCGTCGATTCTGGCTGGTCTGGTAATCATCCTCGTTTCAGTTTTTATCACGAATAACCTTCGTCTTTCTCTACCGGAAGGACACGGTATGGTGTTGATAACCGCCATTACCACAATGGCGTCCGGTTTTTTTCTGATGATGGGCAGAAGCAAGGCTATCACCCAGATTATCGGCTACCTGATGCTTGAAAACGGTATCTACCTGATTGGTACAGCCCTGACAAACCATCGCCATACAATTTATGTGGTGGAATTCGGTGTGTTGCTCGATCTTTTGGTAGGTGTAATGATTATGGGGATCATCCTGCACAACATTAACAGTACCTTCGAGGATGTCGACACTACCTTGCTGGGACGATTAAAGGATTGA
- a CDS encoding respiratory chain complex I subunit 1 family protein, whose amino-acid sequence METFISLAIAILAAPLFPGIILKVKAFFAGKQGPPLFIKYYTVAKLFRKGSVYSNSTSFVFTLGPVVGFASAFIVLLFFPFAGATPLFSFHGDVIVLFYLMGLGRFFTVIAALDTASPFEGMGAAREVFFSTLAEITIFTVLLLFCRMNGSLSFAEYFIGENPISFMSDTGALLFLVVFAMFMVLLTENSRVPVDDPATHLELTMIHEVMILDHSGPDLALIELGSFYKLFFYSAFITHLIYPFSTADGIGNWFMFYGLLAVVYAVVGVTESMMARFKMDLVPKFVLTSFALVFFAAILTMGVFQ is encoded by the coding sequence ATGGAAACATTTATATCACTTGCCATAGCGATACTGGCAGCGCCGCTTTTCCCCGGTATCATTTTGAAGGTGAAGGCATTTTTTGCAGGTAAACAGGGGCCGCCGCTGTTTATCAAATATTACACAGTGGCCAAACTTTTTCGAAAAGGATCTGTATACAGCAATAGTACAAGTTTTGTATTTACGCTGGGGCCTGTAGTCGGTTTTGCGTCAGCCTTTATTGTGCTGCTGTTCTTTCCGTTTGCTGGCGCTACGCCGCTCTTTTCGTTTCACGGAGATGTTATTGTCCTTTTCTACCTTATGGGATTAGGGCGATTCTTCACCGTTATTGCAGCTCTTGACACCGCCTCGCCTTTTGAGGGGATGGGAGCAGCGCGGGAAGTCTTTTTTTCAACGCTTGCCGAAATCACGATATTTACAGTTCTGCTGTTGTTTTGCAGGATGAATGGATCACTGAGCTTCGCTGAGTATTTTATCGGGGAGAACCCGATATCCTTTATGAGTGATACCGGAGCACTGTTATTTTTGGTGGTCTTTGCGATGTTTATGGTACTGCTTACCGAGAACTCAAGGGTTCCGGTCGATGATCCGGCAACGCATCTGGAGTTGACTATGATTCATGAGGTTATGATCCTCGATCATAGCGGGCCTGATCTGGCCCTCATAGAGCTCGGCTCATTCTATAAACTCTTCTTTTATTCTGCCTTTATTACCCATCTGATTTATCCGTTTTCCACAGCGGACGGTATCGGTAACTGGTTTATGTTTTATGGCCTTCTGGCCGTGGTTTATGCTGTTGTTGGAGTAACTGAGTCGATGATGGCAAGATTCAAAATGGACCTTGTTCCCAAGTTTGTTCTTACATCCTTTGCCCTGGTCTTCTTTGCAGCAATACTCACCATGGGGGTGTTTCAATGA
- a CDS encoding proton-conducting transporter membrane subunit produces the protein MDTFLLSLTVLLAGGLFALLTYRLFSLMKAGYIAITAVGCLIGLYAIATPLQGGEIVTFSVSWLHIFTLSFSLDPLSAFFLIPIFAVCPLAVVYSFSYMDHPEQQGRVGVSFFFCTLLIISMALVATADNIISFVLVWECMSLSSFLLVLFEYQKISARKAGYIYFIFTQAGALFIFAAMAMAYSHTGTFDFSSFSTIPANFKVIIFFLALVGFGSKAGIFPLHIWLPYAHPAAPSNISAVMSGVMIKMGIYGIIRLYALLDVTELIFGEVVLSLGIISGILGVVYALGKHDLKKLLAYHSVENIGIILIGAGIGMIGISSNNMVMASFGFAGSLLHVLNHSIFKSLLFLGAGAVLQKTGIRHIDQLGGLMKRMPTTGKTFLTGSISISGLPPFNGFVSEFLIYYGAFHGITLNGSSFIFVMLAILSLAIIGGLAAACFTKVVGVVFLGEPRTEKAANGSEVGIAMTAPMILLAASCLLIGLFPAPFVDLAFMGLASVKALAPVGAEEIAVVTANLALAARLFLALFLICVLLRKVLYLRKQISRGPTWGCGFTQPTVRMQYTGTSYAMSIVDFFRPFVLIRTRYSGINRIFPGRTTYESRVDDIAEVALVDRIVTPLLYLIGKFRWIQHGYIQLYIGYIVVTIIALLLFF, from the coding sequence ATGGATACCTTTCTACTTTCACTTACTGTTTTACTCGCCGGCGGGCTATTTGCACTACTGACCTACCGACTGTTCAGCCTGATGAAAGCAGGTTATATCGCTATCACTGCAGTTGGCTGCCTGATAGGATTATATGCAATCGCAACACCCCTGCAAGGGGGAGAAATTGTTACATTTTCCGTATCATGGCTGCACATTTTCACATTATCTTTTTCACTTGATCCGCTTTCAGCCTTTTTTCTCATCCCAATTTTCGCTGTCTGCCCTCTGGCAGTAGTCTATAGCTTTAGCTATATGGATCACCCGGAGCAACAGGGAAGAGTAGGGGTGAGTTTTTTCTTTTGTACCTTACTTATTATTTCAATGGCACTGGTGGCAACAGCGGATAACATTATCAGCTTTGTCCTGGTGTGGGAGTGCATGTCCCTCTCCTCATTCTTGCTGGTACTTTTTGAATATCAGAAGATATCTGCACGTAAAGCAGGGTATATCTACTTTATATTTACCCAGGCAGGAGCACTGTTTATTTTTGCCGCAATGGCGATGGCATACAGCCATACCGGCACATTCGATTTCTCATCTTTTTCTACGATTCCTGCCAATTTTAAAGTCATCATATTCTTTCTTGCTCTGGTTGGATTTGGCTCCAAGGCCGGTATTTTCCCTCTGCATATATGGCTACCATATGCCCACCCTGCAGCACCAAGTAATATCTCGGCGGTGATGTCGGGGGTGATGATCAAGATGGGTATTTACGGCATCATCCGTCTTTATGCGCTCCTCGATGTCACTGAACTGATTTTTGGCGAGGTTGTTCTGAGTCTTGGTATCATTTCTGGAATACTGGGTGTGGTGTATGCGCTCGGTAAACATGATTTGAAAAAACTTCTCGCATATCACAGCGTTGAGAATATCGGTATAATCCTGATCGGTGCCGGTATAGGTATGATCGGTATTTCATCCAATAATATGGTCATGGCTAGCTTCGGTTTTGCCGGCAGCCTTCTCCATGTGCTCAACCACTCAATTTTCAAATCGCTCTTGTTTCTCGGCGCCGGAGCGGTGCTGCAAAAAACCGGAATTAGGCATATCGATCAGCTTGGCGGTCTGATGAAACGCATGCCGACAACAGGTAAGACGTTTCTGACTGGTTCTATTTCTATCTCCGGTCTGCCTCCGTTCAACGGTTTTGTGAGCGAATTTCTTATCTACTACGGTGCCTTTCACGGAATCACCCTGAATGGTTCTTCCTTTATTTTTGTGATGCTCGCTATTCTCTCACTAGCGATTATCGGAGGATTAGCCGCTGCATGTTTTACCAAAGTCGTAGGCGTTGTTTTTCTTGGTGAACCACGGACTGAAAAGGCGGCTAATGGCTCTGAGGTAGGTATTGCAATGACTGCACCGATGATTTTACTGGCTGCGTCATGTCTGCTCATCGGCCTGTTTCCAGCACCTTTTGTCGATTTGGCCTTTATGGGGCTTGCAAGTGTCAAAGCTCTTGCTCCTGTCGGTGCTGAGGAAATTGCGGTGGTAACGGCAAATCTTGCTCTGGCAGCGCGGTTGTTTCTGGCACTGTTTCTCATCTGCGTATTGCTGCGCAAGGTACTGTATCTTCGCAAACAGATTTCCAGGGGGCCGACATGGGGCTGTGGTTTTACTCAGCCAACCGTTCGAATGCAGTATACCGGTACATCATATGCAATGAGTATTGTCGATTTTTTCCGTCCCTTTGTTCTGATCAGGACCAGATATTCCGGTATTAATCGGATTTTTCCGGGTCGAACAACGTATGAATCACGGGTAGATGATATTGCCGAAGTGGCACTTGTCGACAGGATAGTCACTCCTCTTCTCTACCTTATAGGCAAATTCCGCTGGATACAGCATGGATATATCCAGCTGTATATTGGCTATATTGTCGTGACTATCATTGCGCTTTTGCTGTTTTTCTAG